The following coding sequences are from one Lolium rigidum isolate FL_2022 chromosome 6, APGP_CSIRO_Lrig_0.1, whole genome shotgun sequence window:
- the LOC124659844 gene encoding ervatamin-B-like, which yields MAASTPYLIILLCAASLLQASLTAANPPPPPQQPWRLPESESRARFSRWMTKYSKTYANEEDKEMRFGVFRDNLNKIGAFSAQTSTTVVVGGFGPQTITTVRVGMNRFGDLEPAEVAAQFTGFNSTGSQPPRPTFLPYDSAKPCCVDWRSSGAVTGVKFQGTCLSCWAFAAVAAIEGMNKIRTGELVSLSEQQLVDCDTGSSGCGGGRVDTALDLVAGRGGITSETKYPYSGFNGRCDVDKLLFDRDVAVKGFKAVPINDERQLALAVARQPVTVYIDASEWDFQFYSSGIYRGPCSGDPAKVNHAVTIVGYCEEFGEKFWLAKNSWSNDWGEQGYIKLAKDVPWSTGTCALASSPFYPTA from the exons ATGGCTGCTTCCACGCCTTACCTTATCATACTCTTGTGTGCCGCCAGCCTCCTACAGGCGTCGCTCACGGCAGCgaacccaccaccaccgccacagcAGCCGTGGCGGCTGCCGGAATCCGAGTCGAGGGCCAGGTTTTCCAGGTGGATGACCAAGTATTCGAAGACCTACGCGAACGAAGAGGATAAGGAGATGCGGTTCGGGGTCTTCAGGGACAACCTCAACAAGATCGGCGCCTTCAGCGCCCAGACCAGTACCACCGTCGTCGTTGGGGGGTTCGGGCCGCAGACCATCACGACTGTCAGGGTGGGCATGAACAGGTTCGGTGATCTCGAACCCGCCGAGGTCGCCGCGCAGTTCACCGGGTTCAACAGCACCGGCTCCCAGCCCCCGCGTCCCACCTTCCTTCCTTACGACTCCGCGAAGCCGTGCTGCGTCGACTGGCGTTCCAGCGGCGCCGTCACCGGCGTCAAGTTTCAGGGCACTTGCT TGTCTTGCTGGGCGTTCGCTGCGGTGGCGGCGATCGAAGGCATGAACAAGATCAGGACCGGGGAGCTGGTGTCTCTGTCGGAGCAGCAGCTGGTGGACTGCGACACCGGGAGCAGCGGCTGTGGTGGTGGCCGCGTGGACACCGCTCTGGACCTCGTGGCCGGCCGCGGCGGCATCACGTCGGAGACGAAGTATCCGTACAGCGGATTCAACGGCAGGTGCGACGTCGATAAGCTCCTCTTCGACCGCGACGTCGCCGTCAAGGGCTTCAAGGCCGTGCCCATCAACGACGAGCGGCAGCTCGCGCTCGCCGTGGCGCGGCAGCCCGTCACGGTCTACATCGACGCCAGCGAATGGGATTTCCAGTTCTACTCCAGCGGCATCTACCGCGGCCCCTGCTCCGGCGACCCGGCCAAGGTCAACCACGCCGTCACCATCGTCGGCTACTGCGAGGAGTTCGGCGAGAAGTTCTGGCTCGCCAAGAACTCGTGGAGCAACGACTGGGGTGAGCAGGGATATATCAAGCTCGCCAAGGACGTGCCATGGTCCACCGGCACCTGCGCCCTCGCCAGCTCCCCTTTCTATCCCACTGCTTGA